In a genomic window of Sphingomonas lutea:
- a CDS encoding inner membrane CreD family protein, with translation MIQPVDLYSKVNRAAKYGFLFVAFTFLALLMFDLIGGVRVSPVEYLLMGAALVLFFVLLLAFAEVIGFAPAYVLASAAIAGLNTAYSAAVLGSWRRAAFIGGLLIALYAVLYILLSLEAYSLMIGSLLLFAALAGVMYATRRLDWGGRRSAPEAA, from the coding sequence TTGATCCAGCCGGTCGACCTTTATTCGAAGGTCAATAGAGCGGCGAAATACGGCTTCCTCTTCGTTGCCTTCACCTTCCTTGCCCTTTTAATGTTCGACCTCATTGGCGGGGTGCGCGTGTCGCCGGTCGAATATTTGCTGATGGGCGCGGCGCTGGTGCTGTTCTTCGTGCTCCTGCTCGCCTTTGCCGAAGTCATCGGCTTTGCACCCGCTTATGTCCTGGCGTCGGCGGCGATTGCGGGCCTCAACACCGCTTATTCCGCCGCGGTCCTCGGCAGCTGGCGGCGCGCGGCGTTCATCGGCGGCCTGCTGATCGCACTCTACGCGGTGCTCTACATCCTGCTCAGCCTCGAAGCCTATTCGTTGATGATCGGCTCGCTCCTGCTGTTCGCGGCATTGGCGGGCGTGATGTATGCGACCCGGCGGCTGGATTGGGGCGGACGACGGAGCGCGCCGGAAGCGGCGTG